The DNA sequence CGGGTGATCATCAAGCGCGACCTCATCTTCGACACATCGGAGGAACAATCATGAACGATCTGAGGCTGGGCGCCATTCCCGATGAAAAGCCTGTGAAATGCACGGTCGAGTTGCCTGGCGCGCTCTATCGGACCCTGTGCGACTATGCGCAGGTGCATGCAGCCCAGACGGGCGCACCCCCACTCGCTCCTGAGCGCCTGATTGCGCCTATGATGGAGCGGTTCATGGCAAGCGACCGAGCCTTCGCGCGATTGCGACGGACATTGCCGCGCGCCTGATCATCGGACCTGTCCGGCAGTCACCATGCTCGTGAGCGCTGCGAGGGCAGGGTTCCTGTTTGCCCTCGACCAGGAGAGGATGGAGGGAAGGCGGGCAAGACCCGTCTGCTCGTAAATGGGGAGCGCGCGGCGCGGTGGGGCTATGAGAGGCAGGTCTGCTTCCGTGATCAAGGTGGCGGCATCGCCTTCGATGAGCCGTATCACGGCGCTTGGACTGAGTCCTTGTTCCACGATCCTTGTGGAGGAGGCGCCACTTCGCGGAAGGGAACGCAACGCTTTGTTCTTGAGGTCCTCCCCTCGCGCTCCGGCAGGAAGAAGGATATCGCTGTCGAGGAGGTCGCTCCAGCTCAGATGCTCCCGCATGCCAAAGGGCCCATTGGCATCGACAACGGCAAGGAGGCGTCCGCTCGCCAGCAGCCTGCTCTCCAGGTTGCGGCCCACCACATCATGGGTGGTAATGAGCGCATCAAGCTTTCCGCTGCCAAGGCCATCGCTTAGACCAGCGTGCGATCCTCGGCAGGTTTCAAGCGAAACATCCTTGTGAGCGCGGGTGAAAGCGATCAGCAACTCATCGACCTCGGGCCGGGAGACGGCGCCAGCCATGCCGATCATCAAAAGACCAAGCTTGCCCGCGCGAAAGGCCGCAGCATGGCGCCGCATCGCCTCAACCTCCGCGACGACACGGCGTGCGCCGGACAGAAAGTTGCGGCCTGCGCGGGTGAGCGACACGCCGCGGGATGACCGTTCAAACAGAGAGATGCCCAGACGGATTTCAAGGTCACGGACCCGCTCGCTCAGCGTGGACTGCTTGATGTTGAAGCTGGCAGCCGCCCGATTGAAGCTGCCGAGCTCGGCTGTCGCGATGACATAGTGAAGATGACGAAGTTCGATCATCCGCAGCATTTCCCCGATTCGCCGGCTCCAGCAGGCGAAAGAAAGAATTTCGCGTGAGCGCTGGACGGGAAATGCCGACAATCTGGTATGGAAATCGCCCTGCGTTGCTCCTGCTCCGCAGCCAAGCGATTGCCTTGTCACGACGATTTTGTTGATATTCGCGTGCAACGTTCATGACGGTGCGGGGTCACCGGGTTGCGGGCGCGAATGTCCAAGCTTTGCTAAAGGCGCCCGTACTTGTCACGCAACGGCACAGTCCAAGGCCCGGTGATACTCCCCGCCTGCCGTACCTGTCCTGCGCCGCAGTCTTAACTACATGCAAGCTGATAGGCTGAAACTCGCAGTGAGGCGCGATTATAATGCTATTATAAAATTCCTATAATGCAGGCCGGCTCCTAGCCTCAACCTTGCCGTAACTGATCACGGCACTTCCAACAGGAGCATGTCATGGAAAAGACGATCGAACGTGAAAACGTTGCGCTGATCGACCTCGGTGCAGCCAGCGTGGAAACCAAGGGCCCTGGCTTCGGTGGGGTCGATACCGAGGGCCTGCAGAATATTGCAGGCGGCCTCAGCGACGACTGACCGAAGAGGCGCACGCCGTAACGGGCGTGCGCCACCACCGGCTTCCACGGACCATGCCCTATCGCTTGCGAGATGGCCTCAGCTTCTGCTTCGTCGGGGGTGAAGTGATCTTTCTGGACCTGCCAAAAGACCGCTATTTTGCGCTTTCGCCCAGCGCAGCGGAGCTGCTTGCCACTATGGTCGGAGGCGTGGCGAACCCCAGAGACATTGCGGGAACGTTGGAGGCGCTGTTCGAGGAGAGCAAGGAGGCGGCTTCCATCGCGCCTATCGTCCTGCAGGTGCCCAGCACCAGACTCGATGCCTCCGCATCGACCCCGTCGGCGCGCGATCTTGCAGCAGTTTTCCATGCGCATGTGGACGCCTATGCGCGCCTGCGGATCCAGCCTCTGCACCGGATCTTGCGCGCGCTCAAATCCGAGCCGCCGCGTTTCAACCGTTCGGCTGATGTCGCGTCTCTGGTTGCGGCGTTCCGGAAAAGCGATGCTGTGATCTCGCGGCAGGACCGCTGCCTTTGGAAGGCGCTTGCGCTGGTCCTTTACCTGCGCCGCAGGGGTGTCCGCGCGCGGCTGGTGTTCGGCGTCGCGGTTCGGCCTTTCCATGCTCATTGCTGGGTCCAGACGGATGAGGCGCTCTTGATCGATGAGCCTGATGTGGTGGCGGGTTTCGTCCCGATCCTGTCAGTCCCATGACGGCGCGCTATCTCCTCCTAACGGGCCGGACAAACAGTAGGCTGCTGGAGACGCCGACCACACTCGCAGGCCTGCCTCTTGTGTGGTCAGGCGAAAACCTGCTCCTTGCGGCGGGCGCAGGCGATCTCACTACTGATCCTGACGCAGAGATTGCGGTGGTCGGAAAGCTCTTCTCGCGTATCGACAACCGGCCGCTGGAGCAGTTCGACGGCGCGGCTCGCAAGGAAATTTTCCGTTCTAAAGGGCAGTGGCTCCTCGACCATTGCTGGGGTGCCTACGTCGCCGTCATTGCCGAAAGCGGCAGACGCGCAGTTTCGGTCATCCGCGATCCCTCGGGCATGCTCGCCTGCTACCATTGTGCGATCGGAGATGGTTGCGTCGCTGTCACCAACGAGCCGGAATTACTGAGTGGTGCTGGGCTTGTCTCTTGCCGGGTGGATTGGGCTGCCCTTGCGCGTCATTTGCGCTCTGGCGATTTTCGTGGGACCCATACTTGTCTTGAAGGCTTGGAAGAACTCCTGCCGGGATGCCGGCTGACCTTAGGTGCACAGCGAGAGATGGAGCCTGTCTGGTCGCCCTGGGCGCATGTCGGGCCCGATCAACGCCTGCAGCGGGAAAGCGCTGCCGCGCTTCTCTCTCGGACCGTTGGCAATTGCGTCACGGCATGGGCGCGCAGCTATGACCAGATCCTGATGGGCATTTCTGGCGGACTGGATTCCTCGATCGTTCTTGCGGCGCTCAAATCGGCGCATGTGAAACCAAGCCTCTACACTCTTGCAACAGTGGGTCCCGGCGGGGACGAACGTGGCTATGCGCGACTTGCAGCCAAGCATTGCGGCTATGATGTGGAGGAACAATTTTTCGACATCAGTGCGGTTGACCCCAGGCGCAGCCACGCTGCGCATCTGCCCAGGCCGACGGGAAACTACTTCATCCAGGCGATCGAAGCGGCTGTAAAAGGGACATTAGCGCGCATGCACCGCGACAGTCAGCGGGCGATCTTCAGCGGCGGCGGTGGGGACAATATCTTCTGTTACGCGCACTCTGCCTCGCCTGTCGCCGACCGCTGGCTTCGGGAAGGCTTCGCAGCAGGCCTTTTCGCCACGGCACGGGACATCCATCGAGTTACGGGCGCTAGCCTCCCCGCCATAGTGACAAAAGCGCTGGGCAAGCGATGGGGGAGGGACAAGGGCTACCGCTGGAAAGGCGATGATTTGTTCATTGCAACGGCGGTTGAGGCAGAGCCACTATCGTTCAACCACCCCTGGCTCGATGCGCCAGACGATGCGCTTCCCGGCAAGGCGCTTCATATCGCCCTGCTCCTGCGCTTCCACAATCACCTAGAGCGGCATCGCCGTCCGGACTTTCCCCCGACTATCATGCCGCTGCTGTCGCAACCGATCGCCGAGCTCTGCCTCTCCATCCCGAGTTGGCGCTGGTATGAGGGCGGGGTAAACCGATCCGTTGCGCGCCAAGCCTTTGCGGATCGATTGCCCGAGGCGCTCATTCGGCGTACATCCAAGGGGCGGCCGGACAGCTTCATCCTCGAGATATTCGAACGACATCGCGCGCTGTTGCGCGAGATGCTGCACGACGGCTTGCTTCATCGGCATGGGATCATCGATATGGAGGCCATCGACACTGTCCTCATTTCGGCCAATCCTCACCATCGGCACCAGTTGCGTGTTCTTGAACTGGGAAATGCCGAAGCCTGGGCGCGAAAATGGTCGGCATGACTTTCAGCGGACGTTGCGCGCGTCTTTCATCTCCTTCCAGCGATGATATTGTTCTTGCTTGGCGGGACTATCGTCCATGTCGCCCAAGAGCCAGAAACGAAACCAATCGATGTTGCGCTCATAGATCGCCGCGCGGTGCGCCGGTTGCCATTTGATATGCCGCTCGTCAGGAAACACATACATGTCCACTGGACGGGCCAGGTCGCGAAAGGCGGATGCCATCTCCAGGCTCTTGATATATTCGCTGTCCGCAAGCTGGAGGAGAAAGGGAGCTGTGACGCGGCGCGCATTTTGCGCGAGCGAATAGGTCGCCCAGGGATCGCCTTCGCCACCCCAGGAGGGATAACCGAGCTGACGTAAAAAATCCTGGAGCACAGGACCGCCGAGAAGGGCGTAAGTGTTGGGATCCTCGCAACATGTCGCCAGGGAAACAGCCTTGAAGCTGTGGCGGCTGTTGAGGAGGGCATATTGGGTGGTCGATGCGCCGTCGCTCAGCCCCCAGATACCGATGCGCTCCGGATCTGCCGTACCTGTCGCCACGGCTGCGTCGATCAGCCGGTCCAGTGCGCTCAGGATGTTGCGCCGGTCGATCCTGTCATGCTGCACCGCGCGGAGGAAATCGCTCCAGGCGGGCGCGGGGTCGGTATAATAATCCTTGGGGCGGTTGAAACTGAGCACTGCCATGCCCTGGCGCGCCAAAGCGAAGATCGGTGCTTCATCGCCTGTCCCGCCGCGAAGGAAGCCGCGGGACTGATATTGCACGACGACAAGAGGGTGGCGCTGGCCTGGGCGGTGACCGGGGGGCAGGACAAGGTCGGCGAAGGCCTCTACGCCATAATCGGTCTTCACATGCAAGCGGCGCACAGCACCCAGGGCGATGGATCGAAATTCGGGATTGAGGTCGAGAAGGAGGGACTGGGCTCCGCTGAGCAATTCATAGCGCATGATGCGCTGCGGTTGGGCAGCGGTTTCTTCGATGCACAAAACAGCGTCAGAGGCCCCGACGCAACCTGACAGGATGCCGGTCACGGCATGAACGAGTCTGGGTGGTTGTCCCGGACGCCAGAGGTAGATCGCCATCTCTTCAAGGGCGAAGCCTTGCCGTCGCACATACCAGAGCGCATCGCCTGCGTGGGTCCAGCCAAAGGTGACCACGCCCTCGCACTGGGGCATGTCGCACATACTGGCCGACACATGCGGCGAGGAGATATGCAGTACGCGCGGCGCATTATATCGGGCGGCGCGCTGCGCCGCCCAGGCCACTCGTTCGCCATGATATTGCTTGGACCCAGCAGGAAGGCGGGGATCTGTTGTCAGACCATTGAGCTCGTCAGCTATCTTGGAGCTGACGGGCGTACTTAAGCCCGTCAGGGGATCGAATAAAGCCCATTCCACCGGTGCGGGCTCGCGGACGAAGGGACGTGACCGCATGGCGGGTGAGAAACGGTTGTCGAAATGGAAGCCGCTCAGCCCTTCTTCACTGATCGCGCGATCACCTGCTTCGAGCGCTGGTCTTGTCGCGAGATAGAAGCCCTTCCCATCGGGTGCCCATTCAAAGTCCTCTATGTCGATCGCGCTGCTCGTTAGCGCGCGAGCGCTGCTGCCGTCGCGCTTGGCAAGCCAGAGCTGTGCGGGACCGCCATCGCCCCTGAGATAGGCGATGGCGGTCCCATCCGGGGACCAGCGGGGAACGACCGTCTTGGCCGTGCCCAAAGGGACTGCTGCCAGTCCCCGGATGCTCATGGTGCCGGTGAGCAATTGCCCGCCGACATCGACTCTCCCCAGAGCAGCCTGCGACCCGACGGGGAGAAGATACATGGCCAGGCAATAGCTGTTGCTTTGCGGATCAGCTTGGCGAACCTGGAAGGCGACGAATTTCCCGTCGGGCGACACGGCTATTGGGCTGTCGTCCCACAGCCCGTCTTCGCCGCGACCCACATCGCGCAGGTGGAGGAGGTCGGCTGCTTCTAGGAACCGCCGATTTGACGCGAAAGTAGCGGTTCGGGCTGTTTCCAGCTGTCGGCAATGGGAGGCGACGCCTGGCGCCGGGGAAGGGGCAGCTGTGATCGATGCCAGAAGCGCGAGGGCGACGCTCACCATGTCTTGCGCAGTCCGACGCTGAATGTACGGCCGAGAACGGAATAATTGGTGGAGTCGAAGGGTACATCATAGGCGGCCGTCGTCCGGATAATGGTGGGTTTGTCGTTGAGCAGATTGGCAACGCCAACGCTGAATTCCACGCCTCCTAGTAGCGACCGATTCTGTGGAACTGCGTAGCGCCAATTGAGGTCGAGGCTCGTCTGTCCTTCTATCCTGCGCCGGGGTGTGCGGCGCGTGTCGAGCAGGCTGCCGACATGGCTGAGCCAGACCGACAGCATGAGGCCCTCACGTGCGTAGGTCACGCCGCCGCGTGCGCGGAATTTGGGTGGATTGAAGACCATGCCGGCCAGTGGCACTTCGCCCTGGCCGGAGACGACTTCGCGCG is a window from the Sphingobium sp. Cam5-1 genome containing:
- a CDS encoding Atxe2 family lasso peptide isopeptidase — protein: MVSVALALLASITAAPSPAPGVASHCRQLETARTATFASNRRFLEAADLLHLRDVGRGEDGLWDDSPIAVSPDGKFVAFQVRQADPQSNSYCLAMYLLPVGSQAALGRVDVGGQLLTGTMSIRGLAAVPLGTAKTVVPRWSPDGTAIAYLRGDGGPAQLWLAKRDGSSARALTSSAIDIEDFEWAPDGKGFYLATRPALEAGDRAISEEGLSGFHFDNRFSPAMRSRPFVREPAPVEWALFDPLTGLSTPVSSKIADELNGLTTDPRLPAGSKQYHGERVAWAAQRAARYNAPRVLHISSPHVSASMCDMPQCEGVVTFGWTHAGDALWYVRRQGFALEEMAIYLWRPGQPPRLVHAVTGILSGCVGASDAVLCIEETAAQPQRIMRYELLSGAQSLLLDLNPEFRSIALGAVRRLHVKTDYGVEAFADLVLPPGHRPGQRHPLVVVQYQSRGFLRGGTGDEAPIFALARQGMAVLSFNRPKDYYTDPAPAWSDFLRAVQHDRIDRRNILSALDRLIDAAVATGTADPERIGIWGLSDGASTTQYALLNSRHSFKAVSLATCCEDPNTYALLGGPVLQDFLRQLGYPSWGGEGDPWATYSLAQNARRVTAPFLLQLADSEYIKSLEMASAFRDLARPVDMYVFPDERHIKWQPAHRAAIYERNIDWFRFWLLGDMDDSPAKQEQYHRWKEMKDARNVR
- a CDS encoding lasso peptide biosynthesis B2 protein, whose amino-acid sequence is MPYRLRDGLSFCFVGGEVIFLDLPKDRYFALSPSAAELLATMVGGVANPRDIAGTLEALFEESKEAASIAPIVLQVPSTRLDASASTPSARDLAAVFHAHVDAYARLRIQPLHRILRALKSEPPRFNRSADVASLVAAFRKSDAVISRQDRCLWKALALVLYLRRRGVRARLVFGVAVRPFHAHCWVQTDEALLIDEPDVVAGFVPILSVP
- a CDS encoding DUF2274 domain-containing protein translates to MNDLRLGAIPDEKPVKCTVELPGALYRTLCDYAQVHAAQTGAPPLAPERLIAPMMERFMASDRAFARLRRTLPRA
- a CDS encoding LysR family transcriptional regulator gives rise to the protein MIELRHLHYVIATAELGSFNRAAASFNIKQSTLSERVRDLEIRLGISLFERSSRGVSLTRAGRNFLSGARRVVAEVEAMRRHAAAFRAGKLGLLMIGMAGAVSRPEVDELLIAFTRAHKDVSLETCRGSHAGLSDGLGSGKLDALITTHDVVGRNLESRLLASGRLLAVVDANGPFGMREHLSWSDLLDSDILLPAGARGEDLKNKALRSLPRSGASSTRIVEQGLSPSAVIRLIEGDAATLITEADLPLIAPPRRALPIYEQTGLARLPSILSWSRANRNPALAALTSMVTAGQVR
- a CDS encoding asparagine synthase-related protein; this encodes MTARYLLLTGRTNSRLLETPTTLAGLPLVWSGENLLLAAGAGDLTTDPDAEIAVVGKLFSRIDNRPLEQFDGAARKEIFRSKGQWLLDHCWGAYVAVIAESGRRAVSVIRDPSGMLACYHCAIGDGCVAVTNEPELLSGAGLVSCRVDWAALARHLRSGDFRGTHTCLEGLEELLPGCRLTLGAQREMEPVWSPWAHVGPDQRLQRESAAALLSRTVGNCVTAWARSYDQILMGISGGLDSSIVLAALKSAHVKPSLYTLATVGPGGDERGYARLAAKHCGYDVEEQFFDISAVDPRRSHAAHLPRPTGNYFIQAIEAAVKGTLARMHRDSQRAIFSGGGGDNIFCYAHSASPVADRWLREGFAAGLFATARDIHRVTGASLPAIVTKALGKRWGRDKGYRWKGDDLFIATAVEAEPLSFNHPWLDAPDDALPGKALHIALLLRFHNHLERHRRPDFPPTIMPLLSQPIAELCLSIPSWRWYEGGVNRSVARQAFADRLPEALIRRTSKGRPDSFILEIFERHRALLREMLHDGLLHRHGIIDMEAIDTVLISANPHHRHQLRVLELGNAEAWARKWSA
- a CDS encoding benenodin family lasso peptide; its protein translation is MEKTIERENVALIDLGAASVETKGPGFGGVDTEGLQNIAGGLSDD